CATCCCAATCAAAAAGATGTTTATGTATGTGACTTGGGTGTCGACACGGTTAAAGCCTACACTTTTACGGATGGTATCTTAAAACCTAACCCAGAAAAGGATTGTGAGGTTACCAAAGGTGGAGGTCCCCGTCATCTTGTTTTTAATATAGATGGAAGTATCGCTTATGTAATAAATGAGCTGACAGCAAATGTCTCCGTTCTCAAATGTTCGGACGGTGTCTTTCAAGAAATTGCAACATATGCATCCTTGCCTATGGATTTTAAAGGTATTCCAAGTGCTTCGGCAATACGGTTTTATCCCAATAAACAAGTATTATATGTTGCAAATAGAAGTTTGGAAGCGATAAGCATTTTTAAAATTATTGAAGATACACTTGAGCTTCTTGAAATAACTCGTACTGGAGGAGAGGAACTGCGAGAGTTTAATATCACACCAGATGGAAAATGGTTATTGGCGGGACATCAAAATTCGCATGACCTTGTGGTGTATAAAATCGAGAAAGATGGGCGTTTATCGGAAACATACC
The nucleotide sequence above comes from Flagellimonas sp. HMM57. Encoded proteins:
- a CDS encoding lactonase family protein, whose product is MALLTFFIGSYTEYLNPDFGGTGKGIYTVQLNEETGEVYTVSVQSSRNPSYLTISMDNQFLYCTTELDITEAPQVQAYKIHSDYSLQILNQQSILGTYPCHLSLFKNTILTACYGTGNMLQFPLMASGELKSVQREYRHSGSGSNKIRQEAPHAHHVAVHPNQKDVYVCDLGVDTVKAYTFTDGILKPNPEKDCEVTKGGGPRHLVFNIDGSIAYVINELTANVSVLKCSDGVFQEIATYASLPMDFKGIPSASAIRFYPNKQVLYVANRSLEAISIFKIIEDTLELLEITRTGGEELREFNITPDGKWLLAGHQNSHDLVVYKIEKDGRLSETYRTREILSPVCITFLN